A window of Sulfurimonas gotlandica GD1 contains these coding sequences:
- a CDS encoding ADP-ribosylglycohydrolase family protein — MKDLIQVKNALWGLFIYDAISMPVHWYYKREYIKKDFGKITGYNDALHPHPESFMFRNTYSPDIESAKRLNRPYDILH, encoded by the coding sequence ATGAAAGATTTAATTCAAGTCAAAAATGCACTTTGGGGACTCTTTATCTATGATGCCATTAGCATGCCGGTACATTGGTACTATAAACGTGAATACATAAAAAAAGACTTTGGCAAAATCACCGGCTACAACGACGCTCTGCATCCACATCCTGAATCTTTTATGTTTAGAAACACTTACTCTCCAGATATAGAAAGTGCAAAAAGACTCAATCGTCCATACGATATACTTCACTAA
- a CDS encoding ADP-ribosylglycohydrolase family protein → MPSLDERYHYHHGLKAGANLVRVLMRSIIKNEGYEQSEFLSDFIEYMTDVDANNDPYLEIYIRDWFENYSKGVAPELCAPSQRDRWSIGSHGGIIRPLVLSLTAKNSFEGLGIGISHQQLTHRSETVSSALGKLVPLLENLLSKDDSLSLLTESAKEVALIKIHGKDLSKRYFEAHGPGNIPKDQMWKIHTEYSDEFLSEILSDATDESMITNRFATACYPEHGVPLIYYFLYKNKFDFTSSLLDNANAGGDNVHRGMVMGLLVGAANKEIPESLKIGLKNYTKINNEIEDFVKLCK, encoded by the coding sequence ATGCCTTCCCTTGATGAGAGGTACCACTACCATCATGGTCTAAAAGCTGGAGCAAATCTAGTAAGAGTCCTAATGCGCTCAATCATAAAAAATGAAGGTTACGAACAGAGTGAGTTTTTAAGTGATTTTATAGAGTATATGACAGACGTAGATGCTAACAACGATCCATATTTAGAGATATATATACGGGACTGGTTTGAAAACTATTCAAAAGGAGTAGCACCGGAATTGTGCGCACCTAGCCAAAGAGACAGATGGTCAATAGGTTCTCATGGCGGAATAATCCGTCCACTTGTTCTGTCTCTGACTGCAAAAAATTCTTTTGAGGGTTTAGGCATAGGAATCAGCCATCAACAACTTACTCACAGATCTGAGACTGTATCATCAGCACTTGGAAAGCTAGTCCCTTTACTTGAAAATCTACTAAGCAAAGATGATTCTCTAAGTCTTTTAACAGAGTCGGCAAAAGAAGTCGCCCTCATAAAGATTCATGGCAAAGATCTATCAAAAAGATATTTTGAAGCTCATGGACCTGGCAATATTCCTAAAGATCAAATGTGGAAAATACACACAGAGTATTCAGATGAGTTCTTAAGTGAAATACTCTCAGATGCAACTGATGAGAGTATGATTACAAATAGATTTGCAACTGCCTGCTACCCAGAGCATGGTGTACCTTTGATATATTATTTTTTATATAAAAATAAATTTGATTTTACATCTTCTCTTCTTGATAATGCAAATGCCGGAGGAGATAATGTACATAGAGGTATGGTTATGGGTCTTTTAGTAGGTGCTGCTAATAAAGAGATACCAGAATCACTAAAAATTGGACTAAAAAATTACACAAAAATAAACAATGAAATAGAAGATTTCGTTAAATTATGTAAATAA
- a CDS encoding multiheme c-type cytochrome, translating to MKSLLYILALSSILFASADSADTATCKKCHPTITAEFESSMHKKSSIYDDKIHKAVWDKHPAKAKGDYKCAKCHTPNATSEKEQHEGITCISCHTITSVEKHAKANKNVYSKKEKTFYSAEAGRESEKVEYKKTTSWWGNKTTVGSAYHDIDYTNENYYNGQMCMGCHSHKQNSHEFSVCTTDEEGAKEKDSNCITCHMPKVDGTATTVRLSKQHAFHGFAGARVKPEMLSKYVEFGFQNANRGFEITVENKAPHNLMTHPLRVVQLRATLIRDAKQTDLKTHTFVKIIGKDGKPAMPWLATEVVKDTMIKANEKRVVKFDEALQSGDKVEVVLGYFIVNPKALEKLNLQDEKEITEFTVLKSKHFSVE from the coding sequence ATGAAGTCTTTACTCTACATCTTAGCTCTTAGTTCAATACTATTTGCATCTGCCGATTCGGCTGACACCGCAACTTGTAAGAAGTGTCATCCTACTATTACCGCTGAGTTTGAAAGCTCTATGCATAAAAAATCATCTATATATGATGATAAAATTCACAAAGCTGTATGGGATAAACACCCTGCAAAAGCTAAAGGTGACTATAAGTGTGCAAAGTGTCATACACCAAATGCAACTAGCGAAAAAGAACAGCATGAAGGTATCACATGTATTAGCTGTCATACTATTACAAGTGTTGAAAAACATGCTAAAGCAAACAAGAATGTATACTCTAAAAAAGAGAAGACTTTTTACTCTGCTGAGGCTGGTAGAGAAAGTGAAAAAGTTGAGTATAAAAAGACAACTTCATGGTGGGGGAATAAGACTACAGTCGGTTCGGCATACCATGACATAGATTATACAAATGAGAACTATTACAATGGTCAGATGTGTATGGGTTGTCACTCTCACAAACAAAATTCACATGAATTCTCAGTTTGTACAACTGATGAAGAGGGTGCTAAAGAGAAGGATTCAAATTGTATCACTTGTCATATGCCAAAAGTAGATGGAACTGCTACAACAGTTAGGTTAAGTAAACAACACGCTTTTCATGGTTTTGCAGGTGCAAGAGTTAAACCTGAGATGCTAAGTAAATATGTTGAGTTTGGTTTTCAAAATGCAAATAGAGGCTTTGAGATTACTGTAGAGAATAAAGCACCTCATAATCTTATGACTCATCCTCTAAGAGTAGTACAATTAAGAGCTACTTTGATAAGAGATGCAAAACAAACTGATCTAAAAACTCATACTTTTGTAAAAATAATTGGTAAAGACGGCAAACCGGCTATGCCTTGGTTAGCAACAGAAGTTGTAAAAGATACTATGATAAAAGCTAATGAAAAAAGAGTTGTTAAGTTTGATGAAGCTCTACAGAGTGGTGATAAAGTAGAAGTAGTTCTTGGTTATTTTATAGTAAACCCTAAAGCTCTTGAAAAATTGAATCTCCAAGATGAAAAAGAGATAACAGAATTCACAGTTCTAAAAAGTAAACACTTCAGCGTAGAATAG
- the coaBC gene encoding bifunctional phosphopantothenoylcysteine decarboxylase/phosphopantothenate--cysteine ligase CoaBC — MLIPSDLLKDKKILLGVTGSIAVYKSLELVRLFVKSGADVKVVMSESAKKFVTPLSFEVLTSNQVLDDTNESWVNDHNHIKTTQWADLFVIAPATANTIAKLANAIADNMLLQCALAYPDAKIIAPSANTNMMHNPITQGNLKMLAIANYEMVDTQTKELACKTTGDGAMAEPIDIFWQSAKALLRDEFWNDRRVIVTGGGTIEKIDDVRYLSNFSSGKMASSIATALYCKGADVNLIATRFEDNIPQDMHTIDVESSDEMLEYLTDSIRIAKKGKLSKATLMRDEQIHLIQKKPYLFMAAAVSDYVPKFVQNGKLKKEMLGNSFELSLTKNVDILNSIDKDGLVTIGFKAEMDIESAMKSASKMIDTKGIDAVCLNILKDSSSFGSDRNMVEFITPDKIESLPDADKLSLAFDILEHAKNL; from the coding sequence ATGCTTATTCCATCTGACTTACTTAAAGACAAAAAGATACTTTTAGGAGTTACTGGCTCTATTGCTGTTTATAAATCACTAGAGCTCGTTAGACTCTTCGTTAAGTCAGGTGCTGATGTAAAAGTTGTAATGAGTGAGTCAGCTAAAAAGTTTGTAACTCCTCTTAGCTTTGAAGTACTTACCTCAAACCAGGTTTTAGATGACACGAATGAGTCTTGGGTTAATGATCATAATCACATAAAAACTACACAATGGGCTGACCTATTTGTCATCGCTCCTGCAACTGCAAACACAATTGCAAAACTTGCTAATGCTATAGCAGACAATATGCTGCTTCAATGTGCACTTGCTTATCCAGATGCTAAGATTATAGCTCCTTCAGCAAACACAAATATGATGCACAATCCTATCACTCAAGGTAATCTTAAAATGCTTGCCATTGCTAATTACGAGATGGTAGACACACAGACAAAAGAACTTGCATGTAAGACTACCGGTGATGGAGCTATGGCTGAGCCAATAGACATTTTTTGGCAATCTGCCAAAGCCCTTCTAAGAGATGAGTTTTGGAATGACAGAAGAGTTATTGTAACTGGTGGCGGAACTATAGAAAAAATAGACGATGTTAGATATCTTTCAAACTTCTCCAGCGGAAAAATGGCTTCATCAATTGCTACTGCCCTTTACTGCAAGGGTGCCGATGTAAATCTGATTGCTACAAGATTTGAAGACAATATTCCACAAGATATGCACACTATTGATGTTGAATCTTCTGATGAGATGCTAGAGTATCTAACAGATTCTATTCGCATCGCTAAAAAAGGCAAGTTATCTAAAGCAACACTTATGAGAGATGAGCAAATCCACCTGATACAAAAAAAGCCGTATCTATTTATGGCAGCTGCAGTTAGCGACTATGTTCCTAAATTTGTGCAAAATGGTAAACTTAAAAAAGAGATGCTCGGGAATAGTTTCGAGCTTAGTCTTACTAAAAATGTTGATATCCTAAATTCTATTGATAAAGATGGCTTAGTTACCATTGGATTTAAAGCTGAGATGGACATAGAAAGTGCAATGAAGAGCGCTTCAAAAATGATAGATACTAAGGGCATAGATGCTGTATGCTTAAATATTCTAAAAGACTCTTCTAGTTTTGGTAGTGACAGAAATATGGTAGAGTTTATTACTCCAGATAAAATCGAATCACTCCCAGATGCTGATAAACTAAGTCTGGCATTTGACATATTAGAACATGCGAAGAATCTATAG
- a CDS encoding di-trans,poly-cis-decaprenylcistransferase: protein MNRAKHIAIIMDGNGRWAELSGKKRVKGHEAGARVVKEITTYCSNNKEIERLTLYAFSTENWKRPRLEVEFLMKLLENYLKNELPVYLDNNVRFEPIGDIRAFSKSLQKTIKDVKDKTAHCDGLVQSLALNYGSQDEMLRAINKIKNYEDDITQEMLGNALDCKHDVDLLIRTGGDHRLSNFLLWQAAYAELFFVDTLWPDFTTDDLEKIIKSYKKIERRFGGLK from the coding sequence ATGAATAGAGCAAAACATATAGCCATCATCATGGATGGTAATGGTCGCTGGGCAGAACTAAGTGGTAAGAAAAGAGTAAAAGGTCATGAAGCTGGAGCTAGAGTTGTTAAAGAGATAACTACATACTGTTCAAACAACAAAGAGATAGAGCGTTTGACCCTATATGCTTTTTCAACTGAAAATTGGAAAAGACCTCGTTTGGAAGTTGAGTTTCTTATGAAACTGCTAGAAAACTACCTTAAGAATGAACTGCCGGTTTATCTAGATAACAATGTTCGTTTTGAGCCTATAGGTGATATAAGAGCATTTTCAAAATCTCTTCAAAAGACTATCAAAGATGTAAAAGACAAAACTGCTCATTGTGATGGTTTAGTTCAATCTTTAGCACTTAACTATGGTTCACAAGACGAGATGCTTCGCGCTATTAATAAGATAAAAAACTACGAAGATGATATTACACAAGAGATGCTGGGAAATGCACTTGATTGTAAGCACGATGTTGACTTGTTAATTCGTACAGGCGGAGATCACAGACTCTCTAACTTTCTGCTTTGGCAGGCAGCCTATGCTGAACTATTTTTTGTAGACACGCTTTGGCCTGATTTTACAACTGATGATTTGGAAAAAATCATTAAAAGTTATAAAAAGATAGAACGCCGTTTTGGAGGATTGAAATAG
- a CDS encoding prepilin peptidase, with amino-acid sequence MLIAFVFGAVIGSFLNVVILRIPHDESVVFGSSHCPSCQTPLKPWHNIPIFSWIFLRGRCSFCKIKISAQYPIIEIISGLIFLTIATKFTLAFPALLIALSFLMLLALSVIDFRYKMVPDSLNLLAMFFAIFGAWNLSGVFTNFQNALLFAGGFTLLRFVLSYYLTSSVYRAGLKTKTSWNRFYDRTPFVEAMGEGDIMVAATMGALLGLKLTLVAIFLSAILALPVMLLLLNKSAEHQRVPFVPFLALATFMVYIYDSPILAYIEANY; translated from the coding sequence ATGCTAATTGCTTTTGTTTTTGGAGCTGTTATTGGCTCATTTTTAAATGTAGTGATACTTAGAATACCACATGATGAAAGTGTAGTCTTTGGTTCTTCGCACTGTCCTAGTTGTCAAACTCCTCTAAAACCTTGGCATAACATCCCTATCTTTTCTTGGATATTTCTTAGAGGCAGATGCTCATTTTGTAAAATAAAAATATCTGCACAATACCCAATCATAGAAATCATCTCAGGACTTATTTTTTTAACAATAGCTACTAAATTTACTCTTGCTTTTCCTGCACTTTTAATAGCTCTTAGTTTTTTAATGCTTTTAGCTCTCTCTGTTATAGATTTTAGATACAAAATGGTTCCAGACTCTCTAAATCTTTTAGCTATGTTTTTTGCAATCTTTGGAGCTTGGAACTTAAGTGGAGTTTTCACTAACTTTCAAAACGCTCTGCTCTTTGCAGGTGGATTTACACTGCTTAGATTTGTACTATCTTACTATCTTACTTCATCCGTTTATAGAGCTGGATTAAAGACTAAAACTTCTTGGAATAGATTTTATGATAGAACACCTTTTGTAGAAGCCATGGGAGAGGGAGATATCATGGTAGCTGCTACAATGGGAGCACTTCTTGGTCTTAAACTGACTTTAGTAGCTATATTTTTATCTGCTATTTTAGCTCTACCTGTTATGCTTTTACTTCTAAACAAATCAGCAGAACATCAGAGAGTTCCTTTTGTACCATTTTTAGCTCTTGCTACATTTATGGTATATATTTACGACTCTCCAATCCTAGCATATATCGAGGCAAATTATTAA
- a CDS encoding LptF/LptG family permease, with the protein MDRLRKYIINNLYMIFLSMFMPLFAIASVIFMIKLATYTAVIQLTLWDMVKLYLFVLPEILFYTLPLTFFIAATLSLFRLSTDNEMVVLFALGIHPKFIIKTLFKPAALLSALLMFNFLVLFPHATTLSSNFVSYKKSEAKFNLSASEFGHSFGDWLLYIGKDNENETYSDVILFNKNKKEEIIISAKRAEIINDAGILRLKLIEGEGYSYSKEEFSQIDFDTMYINDTMRTDLAVYRTPLEYWLSNDRKESKTHMMITDTLLSLFPLISLFLVVSIGVVHVRHQKGRIYLYLFLGVLLYYGATLGLQKSLVYYTIPTVVITWLIVTYIIYKKNIVERF; encoded by the coding sequence ATGGATAGACTCAGAAAATACATAATCAACAACCTTTACATGATATTTTTATCTATGTTTATGCCTCTATTTGCCATTGCATCTGTTATTTTTATGATTAAACTAGCAACATATACGGCTGTTATTCAGCTGACACTTTGGGATATGGTAAAACTATATCTTTTTGTACTTCCCGAGATTCTGTTTTATACACTGCCTCTAACATTTTTCATAGCAGCCACTCTGTCTCTTTTTAGGCTCTCTACTGACAACGAGATGGTTGTTCTGTTTGCTCTGGGTATCCATCCAAAATTTATAATCAAAACACTATTTAAACCGGCCGCTCTTCTTAGCGCTCTTTTGATGTTTAATTTTTTAGTACTTTTTCCTCACGCTACAACACTCTCCAGTAACTTTGTATCTTACAAAAAGAGTGAAGCTAAGTTTAACCTCAGTGCTTCGGAGTTTGGACATAGCTTTGGTGACTGGCTTCTCTACATAGGTAAAGATAATGAAAACGAGACATACTCTGATGTTATTTTATTCAATAAGAACAAAAAAGAAGAAATTATCATTAGTGCTAAAAGAGCTGAGATTATTAACGATGCCGGAATACTTAGACTAAAACTCATAGAAGGTGAAGGCTACAGCTATTCTAAAGAAGAGTTTTCACAAATCGACTTTGATACTATGTATATAAATGACACTATGAGAACTGATTTGGCAGTTTACAGAACACCTCTTGAATATTGGCTCTCAAATGATAGAAAAGAGAGTAAAACACATATGATGATCACTGATACGCTCTTAAGTCTTTTTCCGCTGATTAGTCTATTTTTAGTAGTTAGTATTGGTGTTGTTCATGTACGACATCAAAAGGGAAGAATATACCTATATCTCTTTTTAGGTGTTTTATTATATTACGGTGCGACACTAGGACTGCAAAAATCTTTAGTTTACTATACGATTCCAACAGTAGTTATCACTTGGCTGATAGTAACATACATAATCTACAAAAAAAATATCGTAGAGAGATTCTAG
- the truA gene encoding tRNA pseudouridine(38-40) synthase TruA, protein MRCALTIAYNGTDFLGSQAQKSSSNTILGNIEKVLSQLSIDSKIIASGRTDKGVHATGQVCHIDLPEFWQDLERLKKVLNDMLSSSIQVKAIKEVDAEFHARYSAKKRVYRYLIKESKSNPFENSFITFLNSVDFNAIEKNIKLYIGEHNFANFMKTGSDTKSSIRIIYKAFAYKYKGYIILNFEANGFLRSQIRLMVGALLRLDAKELQEQLECKKNHKIKPAPSNGLYLARIKY, encoded by the coding sequence ATGCGTTGTGCTTTAACGATTGCCTATAATGGCACAGACTTCTTAGGCTCGCAAGCTCAAAAAAGCTCATCCAATACTATCCTTGGAAATATTGAAAAAGTTCTCTCACAGCTTAGTATAGACTCCAAAATCATTGCATCTGGAAGAACAGATAAAGGTGTCCATGCTACCGGTCAAGTCTGCCATATAGACCTTCCAGAGTTTTGGCAGGATTTAGAGAGACTAAAAAAAGTTTTAAATGATATGTTATCTTCTAGTATTCAGGTCAAAGCTATTAAAGAAGTAGATGCAGAGTTTCATGCAAGATACAGTGCTAAAAAAAGAGTCTATAGATACCTTATAAAAGAATCAAAAAGTAATCCATTTGAAAATAGTTTCATTACATTTTTAAACTCTGTAGACTTTAACGCCATTGAGAAAAATATCAAACTATATATTGGTGAACATAACTTTGCCAACTTTATGAAAACAGGCAGTGATACTAAAAGCAGTATTAGAATAATTTACAAAGCTTTTGCATATAAATATAAAGGCTACATTATTTTAAACTTTGAGGCAAATGGATTTTTAAGAAGTCAAATCCGCTTAATGGTTGGAGCACTTCTGAGACTAGATGCAAAAGAGTTACAAGAGCAGTTAGAGTGTAAGAAAAATCACAAAATAAAACCCGCACCAAGTAACGGGCTCTACCTCGCTAGAATTAAATACTAA
- a CDS encoding LTA synthase family protein, whose product MFLKLPKLLRFLLIFIPSLTLLYVVLRVAFYIAFSDPTSPLIISDFIKSMWLGLRFDLRMVVLMVLPFFILGGIKWISPFKQTFFRYFWLVYFSGVFAFYFMFYIFDFGHYSYLNTRLDFTAVRFLENLDISTQMVWESYPVIWISIGIALANFIFIYLIYKLFTLISKQEEANITIKKGIAFGLGAFLILLVAGYSKFSQYPLRWSEAAFSKHPFATQLTYNPVHYFFDTWKNGRVSYDKKKVAKYYSIIADFIGVKDKDEKTLNYKRKVTPKHPIGNQPNIVIVILESFASHKSSVSGNPLDPSPYVRELAENGYLFKNYFTPSTGTARSIYTTVTSLPDVELKGTSSRNPLIVNQHSIGQDFKGYDKSYFIGGSASWGNIRGMLTQSMDNLKLYEEGDYSSPRTDVWGISDIDLFREAHKGLLTRKEPFLSVIQTSGNHRPYTIPDNSYGYEPRTDISEEEVVKYGFHSVKEYNSFRFMDYSVGHFMELARKSDYYKNTIFIFWGDHGIDGRTGEHTYVGESSSHLSLGSHRVPFVIYSPLIKEPKVFDKVISEIDAFPTIASMANISYTGTTLGRDAFDDSFDDSRYAFTIQHSTNPTIGLVGEKYYFKTKEDGTGAGLYEIQSDTPLKDHSAENQELVKKMKDLTYGIYETAKYIPYFNKQEDAK is encoded by the coding sequence ATGTTTTTAAAACTTCCAAAACTTTTAAGATTTTTACTAATTTTTATTCCATCTTTAACACTTCTATATGTTGTTCTAAGAGTTGCTTTTTACATTGCTTTTAGCGACCCGACATCTCCTCTAATCATAAGTGATTTTATTAAGTCTATGTGGCTTGGACTAAGATTTGATTTGAGAATGGTTGTGCTTATGGTTCTTCCATTTTTTATTCTTGGAGGAATCAAATGGATAAGCCCTTTTAAGCAGACTTTTTTTCGATATTTTTGGTTAGTATATTTTAGTGGGGTATTCGCTTTTTACTTTATGTTCTATATTTTTGATTTTGGTCACTACTCTTATCTAAATACAAGGCTTGACTTTACAGCTGTTCGGTTTTTAGAAAATCTTGATATTTCAACACAAATGGTTTGGGAGAGTTATCCTGTTATCTGGATTTCTATTGGAATCGCCTTAGCAAATTTTATTTTCATATATCTCATATATAAACTTTTTACTCTTATCTCAAAACAAGAAGAAGCGAATATAACTATAAAAAAAGGTATAGCATTTGGCTTAGGCGCGTTTTTAATTCTCCTGGTTGCAGGTTATAGTAAGTTTTCTCAGTATCCTCTTCGCTGGAGTGAAGCAGCTTTTTCAAAACATCCATTTGCAACACAGCTAACCTACAATCCAGTACACTACTTTTTCGATACTTGGAAAAATGGACGTGTTTCTTATGATAAGAAAAAAGTTGCTAAGTATTACTCTATCATTGCTGATTTTATAGGTGTGAAAGATAAAGATGAAAAAACTTTAAATTATAAAAGAAAAGTAACTCCTAAACATCCAATAGGAAACCAGCCAAATATTGTTATAGTTATTTTAGAGTCTTTCGCATCTCATAAATCAAGTGTTTCAGGTAATCCACTAGATCCGTCTCCTTATGTTAGAGAATTGGCTGAAAATGGATACCTGTTTAAAAACTATTTTACACCATCAACCGGAACAGCACGTTCAATATACACAACAGTTACAAGCCTGCCTGATGTTGAGTTAAAGGGAACTTCTAGTCGTAACCCTCTTATTGTAAATCAGCATAGTATCGGACAGGATTTTAAAGGTTATGATAAGTCTTACTTTATTGGGGGTTCAGCATCTTGGGGAAATATCCGTGGAATGTTGACTCAATCTATGGATAATCTAAAGCTTTACGAAGAGGGTGATTATTCATCTCCACGTACTGATGTTTGGGGTATCTCAGATATTGATCTGTTTCGTGAGGCACATAAAGGTCTTTTAACAAGAAAAGAGCCATTCCTATCAGTAATCCAGACTTCTGGGAATCACAGACCATATACTATTCCTGATAATAGCTATGGCTATGAGCCAAGAACTGATATTAGTGAAGAAGAAGTAGTAAAGTATGGTTTTCACTCTGTAAAGGAATATAACTCCTTTAGGTTTATGGACTACTCTGTTGGGCATTTTATGGAACTTGCCCGTAAGAGTGACTACTATAAAAATACTATCTTTATATTTTGGGGAGACCACGGTATAGATGGAAGAACAGGTGAGCATACTTATGTTGGCGAAAGCAGTTCCCATCTTAGTTTAGGCTCACATAGAGTGCCTTTTGTAATCTATTCTCCTCTTATAAAAGAGCCAAAAGTTTTTGATAAAGTGATTAGTGAGATAGACGCATTTCCAACTATCGCATCTATGGCTAATATCTCATATACTGGTACTACATTGGGTCGAGATGCTTTTGATGATAGTTTTGATGATAGCAGATATGCTTTTACGATTCAGCATAGCACAAATCCTACCATTGGTTTAGTTGGAGAGAAATATTACTTTAAAACAAAAGAAGATGGAACAGGTGCGGGACTCTATGAAATCCAAAGTGACACACCACTAAAAGACCACTCAGCCGAGAATCAAGAGCTTGTTAAAAAGATGAAAGATTTGACCTATGGCATCTATGAAACTGCTAAGTATATTCCATACTTCAACAAACAAGAAGATGCTAAATAA
- a CDS encoding iron-sulfur cluster assembly scaffold protein → MNEMLKDVKIPDGINADTLEHLMDPKNYGKLENANCVGVGLDEKTKEYVIFYTLLDGEIIKDVKFATNGCQDTVVIGSMFTQMIKSNDLEYANGAIQKMNEKLGSMTPQQKVCADIVFTAFIASMKNFENIQNGAEEELHILKMKDSCEAENMQGENNE, encoded by the coding sequence ATGAATGAAATGCTAAAAGATGTAAAAATTCCTGATGGAATAAACGCTGATACATTGGAACATTTAATGGATCCAAAGAATTATGGTAAACTTGAAAATGCAAACTGCGTAGGTGTTGGACTTGATGAAAAAACAAAAGAGTATGTAATCTTTTACACTCTTTTAGATGGTGAGATTATCAAAGATGTTAAGTTCGCTACTAATGGCTGTCAGGACACTGTTGTAATAGGATCGATGTTTACTCAGATGATAAAAAGCAACGATCTCGAGTATGCAAACGGTGCTATTCAGAAGATGAATGAAAAACTAGGGAGTATGACTCCTCAGCAAAAAGTATGTGCAGATATAGTATTTACAGCTTTTATAGCTTCTATGAAAAACTTTGAAAACATACAAAATGGTGCAGAAGAAGAGTTGCACATACTAAAGATGAAAGATAGCTGTGAAGCTGAAAATATGCAAGGAGAGAACAATGAATAA
- a CDS encoding protein-binding non-hem iron translates to MNKIYQKKHELWLSITFASFAISDEEIKSRLYDFAQIAFRHMKWIGTDTLTNGDDYNYDRDMTLYKKENVFEILEALVSEVESIQSVYGSSVLADRIKTDDTYLLEYLTQILRRESNNKPVTAFNMKREWLDKNLERDQIDALTLFLFEESYKEYELILVYAYMQARTENVIQYNVFSDLIDESHFHLKSFGDMMAKLGILALPRELHEMTYVVKDLKQFVTDGIAEEEAAKVMCKELSEAIKDEELSKFFDFINYQESYHIELMRKLL, encoded by the coding sequence ATGAATAAAATCTACCAGAAGAAACACGAACTATGGCTAAGCATAACTTTTGCTTCATTTGCAATAAGTGATGAAGAGATAAAATCAAGACTTTATGACTTTGCCCAAATAGCATTCAGACATATGAAGTGGATAGGTACAGATACTCTTACAAATGGAGATGACTATAACTATGACAGAGATATGACTCTTTACAAAAAAGAAAATGTTTTTGAAATATTAGAAGCATTAGTAAGTGAAGTTGAAAGCATACAGAGTGTTTATGGAAGTAGTGTCCTAGCAGATAGGATTAAAACAGACGACACCTACCTTCTAGAATACCTTACACAGATTTTAAGAAGAGAGTCAAATAATAAACCAGTCACTGCTTTTAATATGAAGAGAGAGTGGTTAGACAAAAATCTAGAACGAGACCAGATAGATGCTCTTACTCTATTTCTGTTTGAAGAGTCATACAAAGAGTATGAGCTTATCTTAGTCTATGCATATATGCAAGCAAGAACAGAGAATGTAATTCAGTACAATGTTTTTAGCGACCTAATAGATGAGTCACACTTTCATCTCAAATCTTTTGGAGATATGATGGCAAAACTTGGCATCTTAGCACTTCCAAGAGAACTACATGAGATGACTTATGTCGTAAAGGATCTCAAACAATTCGTAACGGATGGAATAGCTGAAGAAGAAGCTGCAAAAGTTATGTGTAAAGAGTTAAGTGAGGCTATAAAAGATGAAGAACTATCTAAGTTTTTTGACTTCATAAATTATCAGGAGAGTTATCATATAGAGTTAATGAGAAAGCTTCTTTAG